DNA from Gephyromycinifex aptenodytis:
AGCTCGCCCTGTCCGACGACCCGCGTGAAGAGCGGGCCTTGCCCTCGCATGTGCACGCCATCGTGCTGGTGAGCAAGATCCACAAGCCGACGATGCGGGCGTTGGCCTACGCCCGTGCTTCGCGACCCTCGGTGCTGGAAGCGGTCACGGTCAACGTCGACCCAGAGGTCTCCCAGACGTTGCTGGCCGAGTGGGATCGCCGTCAGGTGCCCGTGGACCTGAAGTTGCTCGATTCGCCTTACCGCGAGATCACCCGGCCGGTGGTCGATTACGTCAAAGCCGCTCGGGCGCGCTCCCCTCGCGATGTGATCACGATCTACATCCCCGAATATGTGGTGGGCCGCTGGTGGGAGCACACCCTGCACAACCACAGTGCCCTGCGGCTCAAAGCGGCGCTGCTGTTCACCCCCGGAGTCATGGTGGTCAGCGTGCCCTGGCAGCTGCGTTCCTCCGAAGGCGCCGAGGACTGGTACACCGGAGGTACCAGCGCACCGAGCAATCTGCGAGGTCCGAGCTGATGGGCTCACGAAACCCGCGCGCCGCTCATGAGTCGCCCGCGCCGATGAAGGATGGCCAGCACATGGAACTCGAACTGGAAGTCGGCCCGATCGCGCACGGAGGTCACTGCGTCGCCCGCGCCGAGGACGGTCAGGTCGTGTTCGTGCGCCACACCTTGCCCGGGGAACAGGTCCTGGCGCGGGTGACCAAAGGCAGCCCGGGGGATCGATTCGTTTTCGCCGACGCCATCGAGATCCGCACTCCCTCGCCGGATCGAGTAGAGCCGCGTTGCCCGGTGGCTCACCCCGGTGGCTGTGGCGGCTGCGATTTCCAACATGTCGACATCGCTGCCCAGCGCCGGCTGAAGGCCGAGGTCGTGCGGGAACAGCTCGCCCGGCTGGGCGGTCTGGACGTCCCGGTGCAGGTCCGCCCCGTACCCGGCGACCAGGAGGGGCTGCGGTGGCGCACTCGGGTGGAGTTCGCCGTTGCCCGGGATGGTCGGGCGGGGTTGCACCCCCAGCGCAGCAAGCGGGTTCTGCCGCTGCAGGACTGCCCTATCGCCCACCCGGACATCATCGCAACCGGGGTTTTGGATCAGCGCTGGCCGCGTTCGCGCTCCGTGGACGTCGTTGCTCCCTCCGAGGGGCCCGCGGTGGCTATCGCAGTGCCGCAGGGACTGCCGGATTCCCCCACGGTGCGCGAGAGCGTGCGCGGCGCCCTGTGGAGCGGGGAGTTCGACATCAATGCTCGCGGTTTCTGGCAGGTCCATCCCGGAGCGGGAGCCACGTTCGTGGACCACGTGCTTGAGCTGCTTTCCCCCCAGCCGGGGGAGCGGGCGTTGGACTTGTACGCCGGGGTCGGGGTGTTTGCTCGTGCGTTGGCCGACCAGGTCGGTGCCGAGGGTGCGGTGCTGGCGATCGAGTCGGATGTGCGCGCAGTGGACTCACTGCTGGCCGCCATGGCTGGTCGCTCAGAACTGGAGGCACGGGTCGGTCGGGTGGAGCACGAGCTGGCCCCGCTGGTCGAAGGCGGTGACGACGTCGATCTGGTCGTGCTCGATCCTCCCCGCTCGGGCGCCGGTAGGGAGGTCATCGAGGCCATCTGCGGGATGCATCCGCGGGCGATCGCGTATGTGGCGTGTGACCCAGCGGCACTAGGCCGTGATGTGGCCTACGCGCGCCAGGCGGGTTACGAGGTCTCTTCGGTCCAGGGGTTCGACGCATTCCCGATGACCCATCACGTGGAAACCATTGCGCACTTTGTACCGGCAGAGGCCGGAACATCACGGATCAGTTGAGAGCTCGGGGGTCCGGAAGTGGTAATCGCACGGGAGGTGGCCCGTTCAGCGCCCGGGGTGGTCTCTGCTGGTGCAGGATCTATGGCATGAGATGTGTGTGTCCGGCGCTGGCAACCTGACACAGTGTGGTTCAAGATCTCGACATCAAGATAGTTCGCAGGCCTTACCTGAAGGAGCATGCGGTGAGCCAAGACAGCTTCCAATCCAAGGGGACGTTGCGCGTCGGTGATCAGACGGTAGAGATCTTCCGCCTGTCCGCCGTCGAGGGCAGCGCATCCTTGCCGTACAGCCTGAAGGTTCTCCTGGAGAACCTGCTGCGCACGGAGGACGGCGCGAACATCACCGCCGACCACATCCGTGCCATCGGCAACTGGGATCAGAACGCCCAGCCGGACACCGAGATCCAGTTCACCCCGGCGCGTGTGGTCATGCAGGACTTCACCGGTGTGCCCTGCATCGTCGACCTCGCCACGATGCGCGAAGCGGCAGTAGAACTCGGCGGTAAGGCCGACAAGATCAACCCGCTCTCCCCGGCCGAACTGGTCATCGACCACTCGGTGCAGATCGACGTTTTCGGCACCAAAGACGCTTTCGAGCGCAATGTCGAGTACGAGTACGAGCGCAACGGTGAGCGGTACCAGTTCCTGCGTTGGGGCCAGGGCGCCTTCGACGACTTCAAGGTCGTCCCGCCCGGCACCGGCATCGTGCACCAGGTCAACATCGAGCATCTGGCCCGCGTGATCATGGAGCGCGACGGCGTCGCTTACCCCGACACCTGCATCGGCACCGACTCCCACACCACGATGGAGAACGGCCTGGGCGTCCTGGGCTGGGGCGTCGGCGGTATCGAGGCCGAGGCGGCCATGCTCGGCCAGCCCGTCTCGATGCTCATCCCGCGCGTCGTCGGCTTCAAGGTCACCGGTGAGATTCCGGCCGGTGTCACCGCCACCGACGTCGTTCTCACGATCACCGAGATGCTGCGCAAGCACGGCGTTGTGGGCAAGTTCGTCGAGTTCCACGGCGAGGGTGTCTCCTCGATCCCGCTGGCCAACCGCGCCACCATCGGCAACATGAGCCCCGAGTTCGGCTCCACCTGTGCGATCTTCCCGATCGATGAGAAGACCATCGAGTACCTGCACCTGACCGGCCGGAGCGAAGAGCAGGTCGCCCTGGTCGAGGCCTACGCCAAAGAGCAGGGCCTGTGGCTGGACCCGAGCCAGCAACTGCGCTTCTCCGAGGAGATCGAGCTCGACCTGTCCACGGTCGTGCCGAGCATCGCAGGCCCCAAGCGTCCGCAGGACCGCATCCTGCTCTCGCAGGCCAAGGAGTCCTTCCGTAAGGTTCTCCCGGACTACGCCACCGGCCAGAACGACGAGGTCGTCGTGGACTCCGGGTCCTTCCCGGCCTCGGACCCGCCCGCGCCGGGTGAGGACCTGCAGAAGGGCGACAACGCACCTGAGGAGACCGGCTCCGCCGACCAGCGTGCGCACCGGGTCGTCACCGTGGAGCGCGAGGGCCAGTCCTTCGAGATCGACCACGGCATCGTCTCGATCGCCTCGATCACGAGTTGCACCAACACCTCCAACCCCTCGGTGATGCTCGCGGCGGGCCTGCTCGCTAAGAAGGCATCCGAGAAGGGCCTGAAGGTCAAGCCGTGGGTCAAGACCTCGATGGCGCCTGGTTCCAAGGTCGTCACCGAGTACTACACCAAGGCTGGGCTGTGGCCGGCGCTGGAGGCGCTGGGCTACCACCTCGTTGGTTACGGGTGCACCACCTGCATCGGCAACTCCGGACCGCTGCCGGCCGACATCTCGGCCGCCATCAACGAGTACGACCTCGCGGTCACCTCGGTGCTGTCCGGTAACCGCAACTTCGAGGGCCGGATCAACCCGGACGTCAAGATGAACTACTTGGCCAGCCCCCCGCTGGTCGTTGCCTACGCCTTGGCCGGAACGATGGACTTCGACTTCGAGTCCGAGCCGCTGGGCCAGGACCAGCAGGGCAATGACGTCTACCTCAAGGACATCTGGCCCTCCAGCGAGGAGGTCGAAGCGACGATTGCCTCCTCGATCGACCGCGAGATGTTCACGACCCAGTACGCCGATGTCTTCTCCGGCGATGAGCGTTGGCGCAACCTCAGCACTCCTGAGGGCAACACCTTCGAGTGGGACGAGAAGTCCACCTACGTGCGTAAGCCTCCGTACTTCGAGGGTATGAAGATGGAGCTCACGCCGGTACAGGACATCTCCGGCGCTCGGGTGCTCGCCAAGCTCGGCGACTCGGTCACCACCGACCACATCAGCCCCGCTGGTGCGATCAAGGCTGACAGCCCAGCCGGTAAGTACCTGGCAGAGCACGGTGTGGACCGCCGGGACTTCAACTCCTACGGTTCGCGACGCGGCAACCACGAGGTGATGATTCGCGGCACCTTCGCCAACATCCGACTGCGCAACCAGCTCCTGGACGGCGTCGAAGGCGGCTTCACCCGCAACTTCCTCGCCGGTGGCGAGCAGACCTCGATCTTCGAGGCATCTCAGGCCTACCAGGAGGCGGGCGTTCCGCTGGTGGTCCTGGCCGGCAAGGAGTACGGCTCCGGTTCCTCACGTGACTGGGCTGCCAAGGGCACCCGGCTGCTGGGGGTCAAGGCGGTCATCGCGGAGAGCTACGAGCGCATCCACCGCAGCAACCTCATCGGGATGGGCGTTCTGCCGCTGCAGTTCCCGCAGGGTGAAACGGTCAGCAGCCTCGGCCTGGACGGCACCGAGGTCTTCGAGATCTCCGGTGTGACCGAGCTGAACGAGGGCCGCACGCCCAAGAGCGTGAAGGTTGTCGCCACGAAGGACGGCGGCGAGAGCGTCGAGTTCGACGCGGTCGTGCGCATCGACACCCCCGGAGAAGCGGACTACTACCGCAACGACGGAATCCTTCAGTACGTGCTGCGCAACCTCGTGCAAGCCTGATCAATCCGCACAAGGCCGGGGTCGACAGACCCCGGCCTTGTCGTATGCCTGGGGTCTTCGTCGGGGATCGTGCACGTGGACCGGGTGCCTGGCCGGCTGTGAAAATGCCGGTTAGGGCTCACGCTTCAGACGCGCCGCCCGCCCGTGGATCACAGGCGCCGCGAGACAGTATGCGACGGACGTGCTCGCGAGCTGCTGGGTCGCCGGCAAGGCGGGCGCACACCTGGGCGGGGGAGCCGCCCAGCAGCGCCGCCAGTTCGCCATGGCCGGCCAAGAGAGCGAACAACTCACCTTGCGGCATCAGCGGCAGCGGGTGGGCCCCAGGAGCGCCATCCGGCCCGTGGCCGTCATGCTCGACATCGCGGTCGCGGTGGTCGCTGTTGTGCTGCTCGGGGCTGTGCAGGTGGCTGATGAGGCCGTGCCGCGAGGAGTACAGGTCGACCTCGCGTGGGTCCGGCATTTCCGACCTCCCCAAGGCCAGCGTGACCGACCCGCCCAGGTCGGCGAGCGTGATCCGCTCGTAGTTGGGTTCGGTGGCGTCCAGGGCCGCCAGGTCGTCGGCACTCAGCCAGGTCAGGACCACGGGGGTGCGAGCGCCGCGGCAGGCGTAGGGCGCCGCGGCCAGATAGCCGCGCCGGCTGACGTGGGCGGAATGCCCGATCGCCACTTCGTGCAACTCTGCGGGCAGCAACGGGATAGCCGATGCGCGAGGCAGTTTGGTCGCTAACACCGTGGGGGAGGCGTTCGAGCCGACCGCCAACACGGCGCGCCCGCCCGGGGGAACCTCCCGCACCGGGTCCGGGTGGGGGACGAAGCGACCGGCCCGGAGAACCCCGGCGACTCTCGGGCAAGCCCAGGGGTAC
Protein-coding regions in this window:
- a CDS encoding class I SAM-dependent RNA methyltransferase, producing MELELEVGPIAHGGHCVARAEDGQVVFVRHTLPGEQVLARVTKGSPGDRFVFADAIEIRTPSPDRVEPRCPVAHPGGCGGCDFQHVDIAAQRRLKAEVVREQLARLGGLDVPVQVRPVPGDQEGLRWRTRVEFAVARDGRAGLHPQRSKRVLPLQDCPIAHPDIIATGVLDQRWPRSRSVDVVAPSEGPAVAIAVPQGLPDSPTVRESVRGALWSGEFDINARGFWQVHPGAGATFVDHVLELLSPQPGERALDLYAGVGVFARALADQVGAEGAVLAIESDVRAVDSLLAAMAGRSELEARVGRVEHELAPLVEGGDDVDLVVLDPPRSGAGREVIEAICGMHPRAIAYVACDPAALGRDVAYARQAGYEVSSVQGFDAFPMTHHVETIAHFVPAEAGTSRIS
- the acnA gene encoding aconitate hydratase AcnA is translated as MSQDSFQSKGTLRVGDQTVEIFRLSAVEGSASLPYSLKVLLENLLRTEDGANITADHIRAIGNWDQNAQPDTEIQFTPARVVMQDFTGVPCIVDLATMREAAVELGGKADKINPLSPAELVIDHSVQIDVFGTKDAFERNVEYEYERNGERYQFLRWGQGAFDDFKVVPPGTGIVHQVNIEHLARVIMERDGVAYPDTCIGTDSHTTMENGLGVLGWGVGGIEAEAAMLGQPVSMLIPRVVGFKVTGEIPAGVTATDVVLTITEMLRKHGVVGKFVEFHGEGVSSIPLANRATIGNMSPEFGSTCAIFPIDEKTIEYLHLTGRSEEQVALVEAYAKEQGLWLDPSQQLRFSEEIELDLSTVVPSIAGPKRPQDRILLSQAKESFRKVLPDYATGQNDEVVVDSGSFPASDPPAPGEDLQKGDNAPEETGSADQRAHRVVTVEREGQSFEIDHGIVSIASITSCTNTSNPSVMLAAGLLAKKASEKGLKVKPWVKTSMAPGSKVVTEYYTKAGLWPALEALGYHLVGYGCTTCIGNSGPLPADISAAINEYDLAVTSVLSGNRNFEGRINPDVKMNYLASPPLVVAYALAGTMDFDFESEPLGQDQQGNDVYLKDIWPSSEEVEATIASSIDREMFTTQYADVFSGDERWRNLSTPEGNTFEWDEKSTYVRKPPYFEGMKMELTPVQDISGARVLAKLGDSVTTDHISPAGAIKADSPAGKYLAEHGVDRRDFNSYGSRRGNHEVMIRGTFANIRLRNQLLDGVEGGFTRNFLAGGEQTSIFEASQAYQEAGVPLVVLAGKEYGSGSSRDWAAKGTRLLGVKAVIAESYERIHRSNLIGMGVLPLQFPQGETVSSLGLDGTEVFEISGVTELNEGRTPKSVKVVATKDGGESVEFDAVVRIDTPGEADYYRNDGILQYVLRNLVQA